A region from the Brevibacterium paucivorans genome encodes:
- the purH gene encoding bifunctional phosphoribosylaminoimidazolecarboxamide formyltransferase/IMP cyclohydrolase: MSEQRPIRRALISVFDKTGLEEFAQSLASAGVEIVSTGSTASTIAQTGVKVTKVEELTGFPECLDGRVKTLHPRVHAGILADTRNPDHVAQLADLNIEAFDLVVVNLYPFTETVASGAGYDDCIEKIDIGGPSMVRAAAKNHASVAIVVDPADYTSTVAAAEGNGFTLEERTTLAAKAFAHTASYDTAVASWFASHSDKPEFFGATGQLKSTLRYGENPHQEARVYATGGGLATATQLHGKEMSYNNYQDTDAAVRTAYDFDEPAVAIIKHANPCGVAVGSTIEEAHKRAHDCDSVSAFGGVIATNRPVTVALAEQIAPIFTEVVAAPSFEAGAAEVLQKKKNIRLLELGDVTFASTEFRSISGGILVQERDVYQAEGDNPNNWTLATGEAADDATLADLVFAWRAVRSVKSNAILLAKDGASVGIGMGQVNRVDSARLAVSRAGEERARGSVAASDAFFPFADGLEVLVEAGVRAVVQPGGSIRDEEVIEAARTAGLTLYLTGTRHFFH, encoded by the coding sequence GTGTCTGAACAACGCCCCATTCGTCGCGCACTCATTAGCGTTTTTGACAAGACTGGCTTAGAAGAATTCGCTCAGAGCTTGGCTTCGGCAGGCGTCGAAATTGTGTCGACAGGATCAACTGCGTCGACGATCGCACAAACGGGCGTAAAGGTCACCAAAGTGGAAGAGCTCACCGGCTTCCCCGAGTGCCTGGACGGACGAGTAAAAACTCTCCACCCACGTGTTCACGCGGGAATTCTCGCTGATACCCGCAATCCCGATCACGTGGCACAGCTTGCAGACCTAAACATCGAGGCCTTTGACCTGGTTGTCGTGAACCTTTACCCGTTCACCGAGACTGTCGCATCAGGTGCCGGGTATGACGACTGCATCGAAAAGATCGATATCGGTGGTCCGTCCATGGTTCGCGCTGCGGCAAAGAATCACGCATCCGTGGCGATCGTCGTAGACCCAGCAGATTACACGTCCACAGTCGCGGCCGCTGAAGGCAACGGCTTCACCCTTGAAGAACGTACAACGCTTGCCGCAAAAGCGTTCGCACACACCGCGTCTTATGACACGGCAGTAGCTTCATGGTTTGCTTCGCACAGCGATAAGCCTGAGTTCTTTGGTGCCACTGGTCAGCTGAAATCGACTCTGCGCTACGGAGAGAACCCGCACCAGGAAGCCCGCGTGTACGCAACCGGTGGGGGACTGGCAACCGCCACACAGCTCCACGGAAAAGAAATGTCGTACAACAACTACCAAGACACAGATGCCGCAGTGCGTACGGCTTACGACTTCGACGAACCTGCTGTAGCCATCATCAAGCACGCCAACCCGTGTGGAGTCGCGGTAGGTTCCACGATTGAAGAAGCGCACAAGCGCGCTCATGACTGTGACTCGGTTTCGGCTTTCGGCGGTGTGATAGCCACCAACCGGCCGGTGACTGTGGCGCTTGCAGAACAGATCGCTCCCATTTTCACCGAGGTCGTTGCCGCACCTTCTTTTGAAGCAGGTGCCGCTGAGGTTCTACAGAAAAAGAAGAACATCCGCTTGCTGGAATTGGGTGACGTGACGTTTGCTTCCACGGAGTTCCGCTCAATCAGTGGTGGAATTCTGGTGCAAGAGCGTGACGTCTACCAGGCAGAAGGCGACAACCCGAACAACTGGACTCTGGCCACTGGGGAAGCAGCTGATGACGCGACGCTCGCAGACTTGGTGTTCGCGTGGCGCGCCGTCAGGTCGGTGAAGTCCAACGCGATTCTGCTGGCAAAGGACGGCGCATCCGTTGGAATCGGAATGGGGCAGGTCAACCGCGTGGACTCCGCGCGTCTGGCTGTCAGCCGTGCTGGTGAAGAACGAGCACGTGGATCTGTTGCGGCTTCCGACGCTTTCTTCCCCTTTGCCGACGGGCTCGAAGTGCTCGTCGAAGCCGGGGTTCGTGCGGTGGTTCAACCCGGCGGCTCGATTCGCGACGAAGAAGTGATCGAGGCTGCCCGCACGGCCGGACTGACTCTCTACCTGACAGGTACTCGCCATTTCTTCCACTAA
- the purN gene encoding phosphoribosylglycinamide formyltransferase: MRILLLASGSGTLTQAVLDAAGPYSVVAVGSDLPDAPVLRRAQQAGVDDFCVDFSAYEDRSDWNRALAEVVESYQPDWIVSAGLMRILGPEFVSRFAGKIINTHPALLPSFPGAHAVRDALAHGVHVTGTTIHLIDEGVDTGPIIRQFPIEISPTDTEETLHEKIKKVERAQLVRLLSDLATHSLSLNGRRVTLTPVESESSRV, encoded by the coding sequence GTGCGTATTCTTCTGTTGGCTTCTGGTTCAGGAACGTTGACCCAAGCAGTTTTAGACGCTGCCGGCCCCTACAGTGTGGTGGCAGTGGGCTCCGATCTTCCCGACGCTCCGGTGTTGCGCCGTGCTCAGCAGGCAGGCGTGGATGACTTTTGTGTCGACTTCTCGGCCTACGAAGACCGGTCAGATTGGAACCGGGCGCTTGCCGAGGTTGTTGAGAGCTACCAGCCGGACTGGATTGTGTCGGCGGGACTCATGAGGATTTTGGGCCCGGAATTTGTTTCGCGGTTTGCCGGGAAGATCATTAACACGCACCCCGCTCTTTTGCCCAGCTTCCCAGGAGCCCATGCGGTGCGCGACGCTCTGGCCCACGGAGTTCACGTGACAGGGACGACTATCCACCTCATCGACGAGGGTGTGGACACCGGCCCCATCATCCGCCAATTTCCTATTGAAATCAGCCCCACCGACACTGAAGAAACTCTTCACGAAAAAATTAAAAAGGTTGAGCGAGCACAGCTTGTGCGACTTCTATCCGACCTTGCGACGCATTCGTTGTCCCTTAACGGCCGTCGCGTCACACTCACACCAGTAGAAAGCGAGTCCTCACGTGTCTGA
- a CDS encoding DUF6350 family protein, which produces MPKTSQSLNDFARPLGLGALAGARVLLIFILSALGLSFVMWLVAVAKMLPISTIPDWATRGALAAFGFPFEQADFVLSLPPSLLSLVVAWQMYRAGKKLRADDRVPSDDLLKTQLLRLTGLSLSVLIVIVVALVISGAPVTGFGICRSIILLLLAPAWGIRIGAEHLARWCDDRMSFAWGDAVEDSLKLVSRLLIALVVAAHVVLAVAVWGSFSSAAEVVSAYSAPVIAAVGLGIVQLMFAPTVWAGALTWVTGFPLRLGGDIHASAMSGFEGPLPAIPSFALIPHISFPEGIALVAVPLIAFALVIAFSESATLHNAVVAGVQTFIVLALASLFFCGGIGPGGLQTTGVIPWMFVVASAIWVAGGVGIGLGMKKLRDFYVSSSTPQKPDSESAR; this is translated from the coding sequence GTGCCAAAGACTTCCCAATCGCTGAATGACTTCGCTCGACCACTAGGGCTCGGAGCGCTGGCAGGTGCCCGCGTTCTCCTTATTTTTATTCTGAGCGCGCTGGGTTTGTCGTTTGTGATGTGGCTGGTGGCAGTGGCCAAAATGCTCCCAATCTCCACCATTCCAGACTGGGCCACGCGCGGTGCTTTAGCCGCTTTTGGTTTCCCGTTTGAGCAGGCTGATTTTGTTCTGAGTTTGCCTCCGTCGCTGTTGTCACTCGTGGTTGCATGGCAGATGTATCGGGCGGGCAAGAAGCTTCGTGCGGACGACCGCGTGCCTTCCGACGACCTTCTGAAAACTCAGTTGTTACGGCTCACAGGATTGTCACTGAGCGTTCTCATCGTGATTGTGGTTGCGCTTGTGATCAGTGGCGCGCCCGTCACTGGTTTTGGTATTTGCCGGAGCATCATTCTTCTTCTCCTCGCACCCGCGTGGGGCATTCGCATAGGCGCTGAACACCTCGCGCGGTGGTGCGATGACCGCATGAGTTTTGCGTGGGGCGACGCGGTCGAAGATTCCTTGAAGCTTGTGTCACGACTGCTGATTGCGCTGGTCGTGGCTGCGCACGTCGTTCTTGCCGTTGCCGTGTGGGGGAGTTTTTCATCCGCCGCCGAGGTGGTTTCTGCTTACAGTGCCCCCGTAATTGCCGCTGTTGGGCTGGGTATCGTTCAATTGATGTTCGCTCCAACCGTGTGGGCGGGAGCGCTGACGTGGGTCACGGGTTTCCCCCTTCGCTTAGGCGGTGACATTCACGCATCGGCGATGTCTGGTTTTGAAGGGCCGCTACCAGCTATTCCGAGTTTTGCGCTCATCCCTCATATATCGTTTCCAGAAGGAATCGCGTTGGTGGCTGTTCCCCTTATCGCCTTTGCGTTGGTGATTGCGTTTTCGGAGTCTGCGACGCTACACAACGCAGTTGTCGCGGGGGTTCAGACATTCATTGTCTTAGCGTTGGCGTCGCTGTTCTTTTGCGGTGGAATCGGTCCAGGAGGTTTGCAAACCACTGGTGTGATTCCGTGGATGTTTGTCGTTGCAAGTGCTATTTGGGTTGCAGGTGGCGTTGGAATTGGCCTGGGGATGAAAAAACTGCGGGACTTTTATGTCTCTTCGTCGACTCCTCAAAAGCCTGACTCAGAGTCAGCTCGGTAA
- a CDS encoding amidase, producing MLADLSAQESTAGYANGDFSPVDVLDAVAERIAACEPTINALWDNATGDGPVSERTRKAAQDSAGRWQRGEALSGLDGVVVTVKENIARAGVAMPSGTKPGSRTPEERNAPIVDRLEEAGAVIVGSTVMPDWGMLSSGVSSLHGITRSPINPDLTTGGSSSGAGAAAVAGYGPIHIGSDIGGSIRLPGTWLGLATLKPSFGRVPLSVPYQGRCAGPLARRMSDVIAAMEVIGRSDARDYTQLPPYAGAYQTRFDPANVRVAVHVDAGCGMDVDPQVAEVVLGVAREFERAGAEVEEIEPFMDDELLSLIDLFWRVRSYNDLMKLSEEDRAHVLPYVAQWCEAGAHVTGPELMDAYNSIHSMRKRTVSATEPFDLVLSPVAPVAAFPAEWPMPFNDPSQSMGHISFTVPYNMSEQPASTVHAGYTDDGRTVGVQVAGPRFADPFVLSASLWLEETLDVELPARTVGV from the coding sequence ATGCTGGCGGATCTTTCCGCTCAAGAATCAACAGCTGGATACGCAAACGGGGACTTTAGTCCAGTTGATGTGCTCGATGCTGTGGCAGAGCGTATTGCTGCGTGCGAACCCACGATCAACGCGCTGTGGGACAACGCTACAGGTGACGGGCCCGTTTCGGAGCGCACGCGGAAAGCAGCCCAAGATTCTGCTGGGCGTTGGCAACGTGGCGAAGCGTTAAGCGGCTTGGACGGTGTGGTCGTAACCGTGAAAGAAAACATCGCGCGCGCCGGAGTCGCCATGCCGTCGGGCACCAAGCCGGGTTCACGTACACCGGAAGAACGCAATGCCCCTATTGTGGACCGCCTGGAAGAAGCCGGTGCCGTCATCGTGGGTTCGACGGTCATGCCGGACTGGGGCATGTTGTCATCTGGAGTGTCGTCACTGCACGGCATCACGCGCTCGCCAATTAACCCAGACCTGACAACGGGTGGCTCGTCGTCTGGCGCGGGTGCCGCGGCGGTTGCCGGATACGGTCCGATTCACATCGGTAGTGACATCGGTGGTTCGATTCGTTTGCCTGGAACCTGGCTGGGGTTGGCTACGCTCAAGCCAAGTTTTGGGCGCGTTCCCTTGTCGGTTCCGTATCAAGGGCGGTGTGCAGGCCCGCTGGCTCGTCGGATGAGCGACGTGATCGCGGCTATGGAAGTGATTGGGCGTTCCGATGCACGTGACTACACGCAACTCCCTCCGTATGCGGGGGCGTACCAGACCCGTTTTGACCCGGCTAACGTGCGCGTGGCCGTGCATGTGGATGCTGGGTGCGGAATGGATGTTGATCCGCAGGTCGCCGAGGTGGTGCTGGGGGTTGCGCGCGAGTTCGAGCGGGCGGGCGCCGAGGTGGAAGAAATTGAACCATTCATGGATGACGAACTGCTGAGCCTCATTGATCTGTTTTGGCGCGTGCGGTCATACAACGACCTCATGAAGCTCAGTGAAGAAGACCGTGCTCACGTCTTGCCGTATGTTGCACAGTGGTGTGAGGCGGGGGCGCATGTGACTGGCCCGGAACTCATGGATGCATACAACTCGATTCATTCGATGCGCAAGCGTACCGTGAGTGCAACCGAACCATTCGACCTGGTGTTGTCGCCGGTGGCTCCCGTCGCCGCGTTTCCTGCTGAGTGGCCCATGCCGTTTAACGACCCGTCGCAGAGCATGGGGCACATATCGTTTACGGTTCCGTACAACATGTCGGAGCAGCCGGCTTCGACCGTACACGCGGGTTACACAGACGACGGGCGGACTGTGGGCGTACAGGTTGCGGGCCCACGCTTTGCTGACCCATTCGTTTTGTCGGCGTCGCTGTGGTTGGAAGAGACACTGGACGTGGAGCTTCCCGCGCGCACCGTGGGAGTGTAG
- a CDS encoding dipeptide ABC transporter ATP-binding protein, giving the protein MSELLHVKDLRIATETTELVKPLSFDLASGERVGLIGESGSGKSLTASAIMGLLPDELQSSGTIELQGHAGNLLTLSDARMSKLRGKDISMVFQEPMSALNPLMRVGDQVAEVMKLHGNTANLRDKVIELLTRVDLPDPQAAAKAYPHQLSGGQRQRVVIAIAMANSPRLLICDEPTTALDVTVQSGILDLIGHSVQKNNTGLLFITHDLAVVARVCEHVLVMYKGELVERGTVKDVFTNPQHEYTRGLLAASDLSATDDNGRLFTIQTAQNYRLEETAREEAGDDVAVTEGSKTGDNSNAQGSTKVGDTSAGEKPRIVVEVRDLKKDYERKSGRLFARPHKVHALNGIDLTIQSGQRFGIVGESGSGKSTLLKILSGLETASSGKVTVGDYDVTAGAEADIRKVREDLQIVFQDPFASLDPRMKVREIVAEPLIAMGVPAQERATRVREMLLAVGLDETAENRYPHQFSGGQRQRISIARALVCRPQILVADEPVSALDVSVRAQVLNLLTDLVEEYGLTLIFVSHDLSVVRYLCSDVAVMKSGEIVETGTVDQIYDAPAHPYTQSLVAATPQLEDALAHHA; this is encoded by the coding sequence ATGTCAGAACTTTTACACGTCAAAGACCTGCGTATCGCAACCGAAACTACCGAACTGGTGAAACCGCTTTCATTTGACCTTGCATCAGGCGAACGCGTGGGGCTGATAGGTGAGTCCGGTTCCGGAAAGTCACTCACCGCCTCGGCGATCATGGGGCTCCTGCCCGACGAACTTCAATCCTCAGGAACCATTGAACTTCAGGGCCACGCCGGAAACCTGCTCACACTCAGTGACGCGCGGATGTCCAAACTGCGCGGAAAAGACATCTCGATGGTGTTCCAAGAACCCATGAGCGCGCTCAATCCGCTCATGCGTGTGGGCGACCAAGTGGCCGAAGTGATGAAACTTCACGGGAACACCGCAAACCTACGAGACAAGGTCATTGAGCTGTTGACCCGAGTGGACCTCCCTGACCCGCAGGCCGCTGCAAAAGCCTACCCACACCAACTTTCGGGAGGCCAACGACAGCGCGTGGTGATCGCGATCGCCATGGCGAACTCACCTCGGCTTCTCATCTGTGACGAGCCTACGACCGCACTCGACGTGACTGTGCAGTCAGGAATCCTGGACCTCATTGGGCACAGCGTGCAGAAAAACAACACAGGACTCTTGTTCATCACCCACGACCTCGCAGTTGTTGCACGAGTGTGCGAACACGTGTTGGTCATGTACAAGGGCGAACTGGTGGAGCGCGGAACGGTCAAGGACGTCTTCACCAACCCGCAACACGAATACACGCGCGGACTCCTAGCCGCCTCGGACCTGTCCGCGACTGACGACAACGGTCGTCTCTTCACCATCCAAACAGCTCAGAACTACCGCCTCGAAGAAACGGCACGGGAGGAAGCTGGGGACGACGTTGCGGTGACGGAAGGTTCCAAAACCGGGGACAACTCGAACGCGCAAGGAAGCACAAAGGTGGGGGACACCTCGGCGGGAGAAAAACCCCGAATAGTCGTTGAGGTTCGCGACCTGAAGAAGGACTACGAACGCAAGTCCGGCCGCCTTTTTGCCCGGCCCCACAAAGTCCACGCGCTCAATGGAATCGACCTGACGATCCAGTCGGGGCAACGGTTCGGAATCGTGGGGGAGTCCGGTTCAGGGAAATCGACGCTGTTGAAGATCCTGTCTGGGTTGGAAACAGCGTCAAGCGGGAAGGTGACCGTGGGCGACTACGACGTCACGGCCGGGGCCGAGGCGGACATCCGCAAGGTAAGAGAAGACCTGCAGATCGTGTTCCAAGACCCGTTCGCGTCGCTCGACCCGCGTATGAAAGTGCGCGAAATCGTCGCCGAACCGCTCATCGCGATGGGAGTTCCTGCACAGGAGCGAGCCACCCGAGTACGAGAAATGCTCCTCGCGGTAGGGCTCGACGAAACAGCAGAAAACCGGTACCCACACCAGTTTTCTGGCGGGCAGAGGCAACGCATCTCAATCGCTCGAGCACTGGTGTGCAGGCCGCAGATCCTGGTAGCCGACGAACCCGTCTCAGCTCTCGACGTTTCGGTGCGCGCGCAGGTGCTCAATCTTCTGACCGACCTGGTCGAAGAATACGGCCTCACCCTGATTTTCGTCAGCCACGACCTGTCCGTTGTGCGCTACCTGTGTAGCGACGTTGCGGTCATGAAGAGTGGCGAAATTGTGGAAACCGGCACAGTCGACCAGATTTACGACGCGCCGGCTCACCCGTACACGCAGAGCTTGGTGGCAGCGACACCACAACTTGAGGATGCATTGGCGCATCACGCATAA
- a CDS encoding ABC transporter permease: MNKRFFSNMSLIVGLVFVALIIITALISFIWTPYSPNHLDARLSGSTPEHWLGTDQYGRDTLTWVMMGARITLYVGAVAVGIAVVIGVPLGILAGMTNLGWLSGLIMRTNDLLLAFPALLLAMIFAAALGPGTLPAMIAVGIASIPGFARVARSGTLQVMSREFIMAAKSANRSAFAIARTHVLPNIGGMVIVQCSVAFALAILAEAGLSFLGLGTQAQTPSWGRMLYDSQQHLESHPGLAIWPGIAIAIAVLGFNLLGDGLRDRLDPKLKGRS; this comes from the coding sequence GTGAACAAGCGCTTCTTTTCGAACATGAGCCTGATCGTTGGCCTGGTATTTGTGGCTCTCATCATTATCACCGCGCTCATCAGCTTCATTTGGACTCCGTATTCGCCCAACCACCTGGACGCTCGGTTGTCAGGTTCGACTCCTGAGCACTGGTTAGGGACCGACCAGTACGGTCGCGACACTCTCACGTGGGTCATGATGGGTGCGCGGATCACGCTGTATGTGGGTGCCGTCGCGGTGGGAATCGCCGTGGTCATCGGTGTTCCGTTAGGGATTCTGGCCGGAATGACCAACCTTGGCTGGTTGTCTGGCCTGATTATGCGTACCAACGATTTGCTGTTGGCTTTTCCCGCGCTTTTGCTGGCCATGATTTTCGCGGCTGCTCTGGGTCCAGGTACCTTGCCTGCCATGATCGCGGTGGGAATCGCATCAATTCCCGGGTTTGCTCGGGTGGCCCGTTCTGGGACCCTGCAGGTGATGAGTCGCGAATTCATCATGGCGGCGAAGTCTGCGAATCGGAGCGCGTTCGCGATTGCGCGCACGCACGTCTTGCCCAATATCGGTGGCATGGTGATCGTGCAGTGTTCGGTTGCGTTCGCGCTGGCTATTTTGGCCGAGGCCGGTCTGTCCTTCCTGGGACTAGGCACCCAAGCGCAAACTCCCTCATGGGGGCGCATGCTGTACGACTCTCAACAGCATTTGGAAAGCCACCCAGGACTAGCAATATGGCCAGGCATCGCCATTGCGATCGCGGTGTTAGGTTTCAACCTGCTAGGTGACGGCCTCCGCGATCGACTCGACCCCAAACTGAAGGGACGGTCGTGA
- a CDS encoding ABC transporter permease, translating to MTSYFLRRLLQFVLTAAVASVVVFALMQILPGNAAQVALGTSATPEAVAALEEKYGLDRPIVVQYFDWIGHVLVGDFGTSYVTQAPIAPVIADSIQVTLIVVLASMVVALAVAVPLGTLAAVNHKNVVGSLISGASQIGVAIPNFLAGILLVMLFSLKFGWFPSSGWKAPSEGFGEFLIRLVLPVCALALVQAAILTRYVRSAVLDVMGEDFLRTARAKGQTKGRALVKHGLRNAAIPVVTVAGVQLATLLIGAVVIEQVFVIPGMGSELVRAVSNRDLITVQGIVLVLVVLVLALNTIIDLLYPVLDPRVRRAA from the coding sequence TTGACAAGCTACTTTCTACGTCGACTGCTTCAGTTTGTCCTGACAGCGGCAGTCGCCTCGGTGGTGGTGTTCGCACTCATGCAGATCCTGCCGGGTAATGCCGCGCAGGTTGCGTTGGGGACCAGCGCCACGCCCGAGGCGGTAGCGGCTCTGGAAGAAAAGTACGGCTTGGATCGTCCTATCGTGGTGCAGTACTTCGATTGGATCGGCCATGTGCTCGTGGGTGACTTTGGTACGTCGTACGTGACGCAAGCTCCGATCGCCCCGGTCATTGCCGACTCGATCCAGGTGACGCTCATTGTGGTGCTAGCGTCGATGGTTGTGGCTCTTGCTGTCGCCGTTCCGTTGGGGACGTTGGCTGCTGTCAACCACAAGAATGTGGTGGGTTCACTGATTTCCGGTGCCAGCCAGATTGGGGTTGCAATCCCCAACTTCTTGGCGGGAATCCTGCTGGTTATGCTGTTTTCGCTCAAGTTTGGATGGTTCCCGTCGTCGGGATGGAAAGCGCCGTCGGAAGGTTTTGGAGAGTTTCTCATCCGCTTGGTGCTTCCGGTCTGTGCGCTCGCTTTGGTGCAGGCGGCTATTTTGACGCGGTATGTGCGTTCAGCGGTTCTGGATGTCATGGGTGAGGACTTCTTGCGGACCGCGCGTGCAAAGGGCCAAACAAAGGGCCGTGCGTTGGTGAAGCACGGTCTGCGCAACGCCGCGATCCCCGTTGTCACGGTTGCGGGTGTGCAGTTAGCGACTTTGCTCATTGGTGCCGTGGTGATCGAACAAGTGTTTGTGATCCCCGGAATGGGGTCAGAACTGGTGCGGGCCGTGAGCAATCGTGACCTGATCACGGTTCAGGGAATCGTCTTGGTTCTGGTGGTTCTGGTGCTGGCGCTCAACACCATCATTGACCTGTTGTACCCGGTACTTGATCCGCGTGTGAGGAGGGCAGCGTAG
- a CDS encoding ABC transporter substrate-binding protein produces the protein MKTRFGLALVATVSSLVLVGCNAGASSSGSSDARTDMVIAHTAEPANLDFTTSAGAAVPQALMENVYESLVRIDQEGQIQPALAESWDLSEDRKTYTFKLRKDVKFSSGADFTADDVKFSYERVKSDAWKNALKAKMDVVDTINVVDDATVEITLSHPSSRWLFDLASLVGAVFDEEGVNDLANKAVGTGPFTVDTFTRGQKIVFAARDDYWGEEPKLDKVTFKYFKDPVASANALKSGEVDVLASLQAPDLLSSFEKESDKYKVVEGTTNGEVLLALNNAGGVFKDKKVREAVMYALDEQAIIDTAWSGHGTLIGSMVPPTDPYYEDLTNKWPHDVEKAKKLIEEAGVKDQTVKFTVPNLPYATASANVVVSQLEAVGLKAKVETQEFPAVWLDKTFTNHEYDMSIINHIEARDMLTVFGEGYYTGYDSKKISDIAAKADEGSEEEYTEGMKQVARTITEDAAAGFLFLFPNLVVTNAKVTGVAENQVSDAYRIADLGWE, from the coding sequence ATGAAAACGCGTTTTGGCCTAGCGCTCGTAGCCACCGTAAGTTCGCTCGTACTGGTGGGATGCAACGCGGGAGCGTCATCATCGGGTTCGTCTGACGCACGCACCGACATGGTAATCGCGCACACGGCGGAACCTGCCAACCTGGACTTCACGACCTCGGCCGGGGCTGCCGTCCCGCAGGCACTCATGGAAAACGTGTACGAATCGCTTGTTCGGATTGACCAAGAAGGTCAGATCCAGCCTGCGCTCGCCGAATCCTGGGACCTGTCAGAGGACCGCAAGACGTACACCTTTAAGCTCCGCAAGGATGTGAAGTTCTCATCCGGTGCTGACTTCACCGCCGACGACGTCAAGTTCTCATATGAACGAGTCAAATCAGACGCGTGGAAGAACGCGTTGAAGGCGAAAATGGACGTTGTCGACACCATCAACGTCGTCGATGACGCAACGGTTGAAATCACCCTGTCACACCCGTCCAGCCGGTGGCTGTTTGACTTGGCGTCCCTTGTGGGAGCCGTGTTTGACGAAGAAGGCGTCAACGACCTGGCCAACAAGGCCGTAGGAACCGGGCCGTTCACGGTCGACACCTTTACACGTGGTCAGAAGATCGTGTTCGCTGCCCGTGATGACTACTGGGGTGAAGAACCCAAGCTGGACAAGGTCACGTTCAAGTACTTTAAGGATCCCGTGGCCAGTGCTAACGCGTTGAAGTCCGGGGAAGTAGACGTCCTAGCTAGCCTGCAGGCGCCTGACCTGCTGTCGAGTTTTGAAAAAGAATCCGACAAGTACAAAGTCGTCGAAGGGACCACTAACGGTGAAGTCCTGCTCGCCCTGAACAACGCAGGTGGCGTGTTCAAGGACAAAAAGGTCCGCGAAGCAGTGATGTACGCGCTCGACGAGCAGGCCATCATCGACACGGCATGGAGTGGCCACGGAACGCTTATTGGCTCGATGGTTCCACCCACCGATCCGTACTACGAAGACCTGACCAACAAGTGGCCTCACGATGTTGAAAAGGCCAAGAAGCTCATCGAAGAAGCCGGTGTGAAAGACCAGACCGTGAAGTTCACCGTGCCAAACCTTCCGTACGCCACCGCGTCGGCCAATGTCGTAGTTTCCCAGCTCGAAGCAGTAGGTCTGAAGGCGAAAGTTGAAACTCAAGAGTTCCCGGCCGTGTGGTTGGACAAGACGTTCACTAACCATGAGTACGACATGTCCATCATCAACCACATCGAAGCGCGCGACATGCTCACGGTCTTTGGTGAGGGCTACTACACGGGATACGACTCTAAGAAAATCAGCGACATCGCCGCCAAGGCTGATGAAGGTTCAGAAGAGGAATACACGGAAGGTATGAAGCAGGTTGCTCGCACCATCACGGAAGACGCGGCGGCTGGTTTCCTCTTCCTCTTCCCCAACCTGGTCGTGACCAACGCGAAGGTCACGGGAGTTGCCGAAAACCAGGTATCTGACGCATACCGTATCGCCGACCTCGGCTGGGAGTAG
- the rdgB gene encoding RdgB/HAM1 family non-canonical purine NTP pyrophosphatase yields the protein MTRFVLATHNAGKKVELQAILSQVIPTAEVVTAGELGLADVVEDGLTFEENALIKARAVAQETGMPAIADDSGLVVDVLGSAPGILSARWAGKHGDDRANLELLLKQLSDIPDRGRGARFVCAAAYVNAGTEVVCTGEMRGTILREPVGDGGFGYDPIFQPDGVNVSAAQLSAEEKNAISHRGKALRKLVAEIAPA from the coding sequence GTGACTCGTTTTGTTCTCGCCACCCACAACGCCGGTAAGAAAGTTGAGTTGCAGGCGATTCTGTCGCAGGTGATTCCCACCGCCGAGGTCGTCACGGCTGGCGAGCTGGGGTTGGCTGATGTTGTTGAAGATGGATTGACGTTCGAAGAGAACGCGCTCATTAAAGCGCGCGCTGTTGCCCAGGAGACCGGCATGCCTGCGATCGCTGATGATTCGGGTTTGGTCGTTGATGTGCTGGGTTCTGCGCCGGGGATTCTGTCTGCCCGCTGGGCGGGGAAGCACGGCGATGACCGCGCGAACTTGGAGCTGCTACTCAAGCAGCTCAGCGACATTCCAGACCGTGGGCGCGGTGCCCGCTTTGTGTGTGCGGCCGCGTATGTGAATGCCGGCACCGAGGTCGTGTGTACCGGGGAAATGCGTGGCACGATCTTGCGGGAACCAGTGGGAGACGGTGGCTTTGGGTACGACCCGATTTTTCAGCCAGACGGCGTGAACGTGAGTGCGGCACAGCTGTCCGCGGAAGAGAAAAACGCGATCAGCCACAGGGGCAAGGCGTTACGGAAGCTCGTGGCAGAAATCGCCCCTGCGTAG